TACGTATCGATGCTGCTGTTTTTCCCGATCATCTTTGCGTTTCTAGTGATCCAGAATCCAACTGCCGGTTACTTGAAAGTGCTCTCTTTTGTCCCTCTTCTCACCCCGACTATGATGGCTTTCAGAATCCCTGTCCAATCACCGGAGACTTGGGAACTGGTCTCGTGTGCGATGGTCTTAATTATCTCAACGTATTTTTGCATGATTGCGGCGGGAAGGATTTTCAGAATAGGGATTCTCGTATATGGCAAGCGTCCGAATTTGAAGGAATTAATGCATTGGGCGATGAAGAATGGATAGCAGGCCAGGAGCGCCTTTGTAAGGGGTCATCGCGTCACCTGATTGTCCTCGAGGTGCCCGGGACGTTGCTTATTTCGAGCTCGAAAGTTAAATTAACATTCCTGTGCCGTGAGGCAAAGGAGTGCCCTTAGGGTACTAAAAAGGAAAGGTGTGAAAAAGATACTCATAGCAATCGATGGTCCCGCTGGTTCCGGTAAAAGTACTACCGCGAAACTTGTCGCGCAGAAGCTGGGGTATATTTATTTGGATACAGGCGCGATGTATAGGGCAGTTACTCTGAAAGTACTTGAATCTCGCATCGATCTTTCAAATCAAAAAGAAATCGTAAAGTTGGCGGAGGAATCCGACATGGTTCTTAGTGACAATGGCGGCAAACTCCGAGTCTTTCTCGATGGAAATGATGTCACTGACAAGATAAGGTCGGAACAGGTCACTAAGAATGTAAGCCTGGTAAGTTCGTATCCTGGCGTCAGAACGGTCCTTGTCGAGAAGCAGCGCGCTATTGGCTCGAGGAAAGGTTGTGTCGTTGATGGTCGGGATATTGGAACCGTTGTCTTTCCGGATGCCGATTTGAAATTCTACATGACTGCCGATATCATGGAACGCGCGCGACGGCGGCAAGCAGAACTTTCTCAAAGTGGAATTGAACTCCCGATCGTGCAGGTCGTCCGCGAGTTGAAGGAGCGGGATTTGAAAGACTCGACCCGCGAAGCGAGTCCATTGAAAAAAGCGGATGATGCGATTGAAATAGATACGACAAGCCTCACAATAGATGAACAGGTTGGAAAGATTCTAAGCTATGCGAATGATGCCATGGTAACGTTAGAAGGGATCGAAAGGAAATGAAGGTAACGGTTGACAGGAACGGCGGCTTCTGCTGGGGAGTCGTCAGAGCGATAGATTTTGCGGAAGAGGAGCTTGCTAATTCAAACAAGCTCTATTCACTTGGAGACATAATTCATAATCCTTCGGAGATTGAGCGCCTGAACGAAAAAGGTTTGCAGACAATTTCGCATAAAGACTTAGAAAATATAAAGGACGCAAAGGTTTTAATAAGGGCACACGGCGAGCCGCCATCGACTTACGAAATTGCAAGAAAATATAATTTAGAAATTATCGATGCGACATGCCCCGTTGTCACGAAGCTCCAGGAAAGAATAAGAAAATTCCACGACGACGGCTATCAGGTCGTAATCTTCGGTAAAAAGGATCATGCTGAAGTGATAGGACTGCGGGGAGTCTGTAATGACGAGGCCATCGTAGTCAAGTCGGTGGAGGAAGCTCTGCTCCAGGTCAATTTCAACCGGAAAACGGTCCTTTTTTCTCAGACCACGATGGATAAGCCGACGTTCTACGCAATCAAGGACGCGTTGTCGAGGAAAATTAAGGATCTTGTTGTCGGGACGATGGAAGACATAGCTAAGAATTTTCTTGCCAAGGATACAATTTGCGGACAGGTTTCCGGAAGAGACAAAAAACTCAGGGAGTTCGCCGCACAGAACGACGTCATCGTCTTTGTCGCCGGCAAGAGCAGTTCGAACGGAAAAGTGTTGTTCGAAATATGTAAGGAAGAAAATAAATCTTCCTACTTTATCGAAGATGAAAGTGAGCTTCAGGCATCGTGGTTCGAAAATGCGGAGACCGTCGGCGTCACCGGCGCGACTTCCACTCCGCAATGGCTCATGGAAAAGGTTAAAGACGCTGTCCTTAATCTTGAGCTCGCTGTCAATGACACGAGATGAAGAGTTTGATAATCGAAAATGAACATTCAAATCAAGCCGCCCCAATGCCGCCTTGTAGTCAGCTGCACTTCATGGTCGGCATCCCGCTACATGTATTGAGAAATTGAGCGGGATTAACTGATGTCTAACAAAAACTGTTCGCTTTGCGTCGGACTTCCCCGCGGCTTCCGTCCGATGTTTGGTGATAAATTCTATCATGCGATTAGCGATTAGCTATTTGGCGTTTAAGGAGAAAATTAATGGCTGAAGGAATCGAAAATCCTGTAAGCGGAGAAAACGTTTCTGAGACTATGACAATTCAAAAGAATGATGAAACATCAACGAGGAAGGTGCAATCTGCAAAGGTCAGGCTATTGGCGGGCGAGGATTCGCCGTACAGCGAAGAAGAGCTGAAGGAAATGGTCGACCTTTATGATAAGAGCTTGAAGCAGTTCGACGCCGGCGAGATTGTGAAGGGGCGAGTCATAAGTTTTACGGATAATGATGTCATCGTTGATATCGGATTCAAATCATCCGGCTTGGTACCGAAGATCGAGTTC
The sequence above is a segment of the Candidatus Acidiferrales bacterium genome. Coding sequences within it:
- a CDS encoding 4-hydroxy-3-methylbut-2-enyl diphosphate reductase is translated as MKVTVDRNGGFCWGVVRAIDFAEEELANSNKLYSLGDIIHNPSEIERLNEKGLQTISHKDLENIKDAKVLIRAHGEPPSTYEIARKYNLEIIDATCPVVTKLQERIRKFHDDGYQVVIFGKKDHAEVIGLRGVCNDEAIVVKSVEEALLQVNFNRKTVLFSQTTMDKPTFYAIKDALSRKIKDLVVGTMEDIAKNFLAKDTICGQVSGRDKKLREFAAQNDVIVFVAGKSSSNGKVLFEICKEENKSSYFIEDESELQASWFENAETVGVTGATSTPQWLMEKVKDAVLNLELAVNDTR
- the cmk gene encoding (d)CMP kinase, whose translation is MKKILIAIDGPAGSGKSTTAKLVAQKLGYIYLDTGAMYRAVTLKVLESRIDLSNQKEIVKLAEESDMVLSDNGGKLRVFLDGNDVTDKIRSEQVTKNVSLVSSYPGVRTVLVEKQRAIGSRKGCVVDGRDIGTVVFPDADLKFYMTADIMERARRRQAELSQSGIELPIVQVVRELKERDLKDSTREASPLKKADDAIEIDTTSLTIDEQVGKILSYANDAMVTLEGIERK